The Flaviramulus sp. BrNp1-15 genome has a window encoding:
- a CDS encoding DUF4982 domain-containing protein: MIHKTVLNFLLIIIVFNSFQNNAQSREVKELDTNWKFQKGNFDDAFEINFNDSKWENVTVPHDWAIYGPFDKEIDIQRVAIEQNNEKIPTEKTGRTGALPHIGTAWYRNTFSISENQKNKKVILLFEGAMSEPQIYLNGQKVGEWAYGYSYFYFDVSKFIKEGENTLAVKLSNKEFASRWYPGAGLYRKVSLIIKNKESINQWGTFITTPFISNEVAKVNIKTKISGDNTYLLTTIFDANGNKVNSNKAETQFGNEFEQNIKVESPILWSPETPYLYTAVSKLFVNDELKDEITTRFGIRDIKYEAKNGFSLNGEITKFKGVCLHHDLGPIGTAVNKAALKRQLTILKDMGCNAIRSSHNMPSLEQLELCDEMGFMFLAESFDEWAKPKVKNGYNRFFDEYAEKDVVNLVQATRNHPSIVMWSSGNEVPDQWGAEGVKRAKWLQDVFHREDPTRPVTVGMDQVKAVMESGFGALLDIPGLNYRVHLYEEAHEKFPQGFILGSETASTVSSRGIYKFPVVQEKMKQYDDFQSSSYDLEACSWSNVPDDDFVLQDDKPWVIGEFVWTGFDYLGEPTPYDEMWPSRSSYFGISDLAGLPKDRFYLYRSRWNIEEETLHVLPHWNWEGREGETTPVFVYTSYDSAELFVNGKSMGVQKKNNATPQNRYRLMWMDVKYQPGTVKVIAYDKNGKPAAEKEIKTAGRPHKIVLNPDRKTIKANGKDLSYVKVSVVDKNGIPCPTATNQLKFKVSGQGEFRAACNGDATSLELFHLPTMKLFSGKLVVLVQSLEDAGDIKLTVTGKGLKKGSVNINSTK, translated from the coding sequence ATGATTCATAAAACAGTATTAAATTTTTTATTGATAATAATTGTTTTCAATAGTTTTCAAAATAATGCGCAATCACGAGAGGTAAAAGAGTTAGACACCAATTGGAAATTTCAAAAAGGCAATTTCGATGATGCTTTTGAAATTAATTTTAATGACTCTAAATGGGAAAATGTAACTGTGCCTCATGATTGGGCAATTTATGGTCCATTTGATAAGGAAATTGATATTCAAAGAGTGGCTATCGAGCAAAATAACGAAAAAATACCAACCGAAAAAACAGGTAGAACCGGTGCCTTACCTCATATTGGTACTGCTTGGTATAGAAATACATTTTCAATTTCAGAAAATCAAAAAAACAAAAAAGTTATTTTACTTTTTGAAGGCGCTATGAGCGAACCTCAAATATATTTAAACGGACAAAAAGTAGGAGAGTGGGCTTATGGCTACAGTTATTTTTATTTTGATGTTTCAAAATTTATAAAAGAAGGTGAAAATACACTTGCGGTTAAATTATCAAATAAAGAATTTGCTTCTCGCTGGTATCCAGGTGCAGGATTGTATCGAAAAGTATCTCTAATTATAAAAAACAAAGAAAGTATAAACCAATGGGGAACGTTTATAACAACACCATTTATAAGTAATGAAGTTGCTAAAGTCAATATTAAAACAAAAATTTCTGGCGATAATACATATTTACTAACTACAATTTTTGATGCAAATGGTAACAAAGTAAATTCTAATAAAGCAGAAACCCAATTTGGTAACGAGTTTGAACAAAATATTAAAGTTGAAAGCCCAATTTTATGGAGCCCAGAAACACCTTACTTATATACAGCAGTTTCTAAATTGTTTGTAAACGATGAGTTAAAAGATGAAATCACTACACGTTTTGGTATCAGAGATATTAAATATGAAGCGAAAAATGGATTTAGTTTAAATGGAGAAATTACTAAATTTAAAGGGGTTTGTTTGCATCACGATTTAGGACCTATTGGTACAGCGGTAAATAAAGCGGCTTTAAAAAGACAATTAACCATATTAAAAGATATGGGTTGTAATGCGATTAGAAGTTCTCATAACATGCCGTCTTTAGAGCAATTGGAGTTATGTGATGAAATGGGTTTCATGTTTCTAGCAGAAAGTTTTGATGAATGGGCAAAACCTAAAGTTAAAAATGGTTATAACAGATTCTTTGATGAGTATGCCGAAAAAGATGTTGTAAACTTAGTGCAGGCAACCAGAAATCATCCATCAATTGTAATGTGGAGTTCGGGTAATGAGGTTCCAGACCAATGGGGAGCAGAAGGAGTAAAACGCGCAAAATGGCTTCAAGATGTTTTTCATAGAGAAGACCCAACGCGTCCTGTAACAGTTGGTATGGATCAAGTAAAAGCGGTTATGGAATCTGGTTTTGGAGCTCTTTTAGATATTCCTGGTTTAAATTATCGCGTTCATTTGTACGAAGAAGCACATGAAAAATTTCCTCAAGGCTTTATTTTAGGATCAGAGACAGCATCAACAGTAAGTTCTAGAGGGATTTATAAATTCCCAGTAGTTCAAGAGAAAATGAAGCAGTATGATGATTTTCAAAGTTCTTCATACGATTTAGAAGCTTGTAGTTGGTCTAACGTTCCAGATGATGATTTTGTTTTACAAGACGATAAGCCTTGGGTAATTGGTGAGTTTGTATGGACAGGTTTTGATTATTTAGGAGAGCCAACACCTTATGATGAAATGTGGCCTTCTAGAAGTTCGTATTTCGGAATTTCAGATTTAGCAGGTTTGCCTAAAGATCGATTTTATTTGTATAGAAGTCGTTGGAACATTGAAGAGGAGACTTTACATGTTTTACCTCACTGGAATTGGGAAGGTCGCGAAGGTGAAACTACACCAGTTTTTGTTTATACAAGTTACGATAGCGCCGAACTTTTTGTAAATGGTAAAAGTATGGGTGTTCAAAAAAAGAATAATGCTACACCGCAAAACAGATACCGATTAATGTGGATGGATGTAAAATACCAACCGGGAACGGTTAAAGTTATTGCCTATGATAAAAATGGAAAGCCAGCTGCCGAAAAAGAGATTAAAACTGCAGGTAGACCACATAAAATTGTATTAAACCCAGATAGAAAAACGATTAAAGCTAATGGTAAAGATTTATCATATGTAAAAGTTTCGGTAGTTGATAAAAATGGAATTCCATGTCCAACTGCAACAAATCAATTAAAATTTAAAGTTTCAGGTCAAGGTGAATTTAGGGCAGCCTGTAATGGTGATGCAACCTCTTTAGAATTATTTCACTTACCAACCATGAAACTCTTTAGTGGGAAATTAGTGGTGCTTGTTCAATCGTTAGAAGATGCAGGTGATATTAAATTAACGGTTACAGGCAAAGGGTTGAAAAAGGGTAGTGTGAATATAAATTCAACCAAATAG